The DNA segment gaggaaccaaaccagcattttaataaagccttattgtcaaagcttaacctggttgtgtcttcctgtgttgataatgcatacttgtgcatgcggttcctgcactacattcattacagtaatgcaatgcagtttcctttcaagccacgaggacagagtcagaatcgatttagatctgtttcttctttatgaatgcttagattattatattattattattattattattattattattattattatattattattattattattattattgttgttgttattgcagcggtatttgcacacgttttctggctacgGCACGAATCCTAATTACAAAGGAGAGCTcgatcaacatcgacatcgtctgcaatggcggattgtttatttgcaatttgcagcgtttgcgcgatgtaaattgttctttcgctagtttcttgtacgtggtaatgttaacattaacgctcgctatcgagtttagggtatgttttctcacacgtgaaggtgtggtgcctttttcacccgtggatattcgtactcgactccgctcgcccaccacagcaggtgaggtcattggtaagatacacgttccgatgcaacttccaattcaacattgtgctttgtatgagtgtcatgctctgcgctttcgataggtatcgagctctttgatcgttaacttgcgctagatgtggtatcgagccagtcgagctctgaaaattcatttccgatgatctggacacgatcgtgaacgtgcatgaacgcgcgggtaccacacaaaatataagctaaagctgtgcttcaaattcagatgtactaggtattgccgcgaacaaatattgctttgctaatgggcgtcgatgactgcccagccccccacccccttttttttttgtacatacatgtaaaccgtgatttctatttgacagctttgctttgaaggcgcttttagtgctataatggaagcgatagcttgcttttgatgacctctgcgctgtcagtgcatcaggacattgcattattgataagacagaattgttcacgtccagcacccctcgcaacgtaaagcttttgaagattcttgcgctacacttgctcattTTCACGAAGGGGGTGTttttggaagagttcaagcacccttgacctaaagacgctgatttcttcttatcagtgctagagttactgactacgctacctaaaggtagcatatgcagtaactaatcagtgcctgccagcagcgcaccaattgagggtgtgttctgtataaattcgtgcaagaaaaaaatcagaactaaacgcacagtagaacttgctacaactgagctgcaagtcgggttgaactttcgattcaagtgcgagctttcattcgactacattaaaccctttcagacgcgatctatgaagaactgcctgtaattcgtcagagttgcacattatctcaagggactcgatgttgcaacaaaaatattgtcatgtatgtgctttatagtaactaatcttgattaaactgcaattgcattgaacctgaagtcattcatgttctgctttttgcaaaaatagaatgaaatctcaggctagaatatagtactaatttttctttttttggttatgatcatttcgagcaaagataaattatactttataggtgacttggaaaaagcggaacatgaacatggtagtgccttctgctaattgactatatttaacggtacactgcaaaatgaagttgaaaacagatctattacacaggaggttcaatttatccactcttaaatgtatcttgttctttcttagccactagtcaacacgactagcaaaaacatgtgatgtagacagttgtatacaaagcgtctcaaacagttatagaaagaatggtgtgctaaaagctgcagcaagacagagtacgactttgcgaaactgcagtcgtaagtgccgccgctttaggtttacaggttgatccatccacggcttggatgtagaccatacttagaaactaactcggatgataccgttgtcacatggtgcactgctgatcgcaattaagcccaatcagggtcaaatttctcaacagtgattgactcgtttctgcaacttgcatacagtaaataatcacagtagagaaattctacccagtcaggtcccatcgtgatcaaattgacagtatgacacccataatacatatttgtctgggaggccaacttttggatatacaggtcttactcgaaaagaaaaactagatacattgttcgatagcagcctattaacatgttggctcacgcactttttcaagcacattcaagatgtggcatgaaactcttgctaaactcttctcactcagtttgtaccaatcagcttatttgccatgttatatacaaacagatgcggtctcacctatagtgcacactatgggctcactttcttgagctaaattttcgtgacgtacagcctgacacttagaaacaccatgtggctctcttgtttgcagttcatccgccttggtgcagttggcctgccttgcaaactcataaacggcattgtgtgttgctgccatgtcctccgttactttctctcagtagcatgaacgaactatccgcacccgttttgtctgcactacaacggagatgcctcaacttcagcctatgttaacccccactgcctttcaaggaactatgtcaacaatgccagcactatgtgctgctgggcctcataacataagcttgctcagtggcacaaactgtccatatacttttgccccacaATGCAACTGTGCCATTCTCAGTGGTCCGTATTGGGAAGCACTCCAGATCTACAAACACTATGATGTGCTGTTGGCTGCTAGAAAATGACTCGTTTATAACAGCGGAGTTCTGCACAACATAGAAACGGTTATGAATGTAAAAATAGCCATCCACTcccatttgttgcacaaagctacgataaaattcatatggatttctcgtaaagaacagcattttagttggcgaaaaatttgacatggtccacagtttgaactcgagaacgactttttttcggggtggtcgctctaaccatttaagctaaccagtatgctagtaatcaaagtgcgagggcaaattcagtttgaagcgcgatggacactgaatatgacaaatgagttctgtggaaagcacagtaggtataagtagcttataaccagctgcaagtaatgttttttctttcaagtttgattttcataaatagatattaacgcagaatcttctgctaaaagctgctgcacgtttccacaggacccatttgccacattctgtgtgctttgacttttcaactaattggcccttacactgcccattgctagcctactggctatctcagttgtagagaaacagccctggaaaggtgttggttccaggcttgagcccaggaacagtacgaattttttgtcttcctttctgagaaatcagtatggatttcctggtagccttgtacaaaacaggtggatggccatttttcaatccaaataacttgttctctacacagatgatgtatgcgaacacaactgtgatgccttgaatcatgtctggacgagctgggcttggagcatgcagccaaatgtgatggtaggagctccaagtgaatgttctcaaatgtcattgttccagtgctcccagaacgaggaaaaagctgggacacagcactgtgtgccttggcttctttcctcgcactgtgacataatgaagtagtaccaactagcccagttcattgcgctctaaaatgtgtttagctacttgtgatgccgttcagaccaatctgcttggcaCATTCACAGGTAGCAATAGAACACAGGGCTGCCAAGATagcaaagccataaatgcaaggcctgcgcgtgcacatctgagcttgcagagatagtgtcctgcataggtcacttgcttgatgaatgtgcaataaatgcaattttttgggcaataaaggtgtgatgacatatgcaatttctacatttatttgctgcaatacagaaacgttctcgatttgttcgagtagtgattagcatttatgaaagataattaatgcaaggtcatgctatatgtattactttcaattgaaagaccctgtGGCACAATCTTAATTATACAAAAGCACAATCTGCGCCGTACAACTCCTCTCAAGTTTCAAGGAGGCTCGCAGTTGGGACTTCGCAACCAGCCGGACAAcacatgggtggccctgaaaagggccgtttcatggcaggcagcatttgccaagtttcagtaaggttgaaagtcgggtgaattggtgacagagcatctgaacatgtaaagcagcgcacagaaaaaagacacaagaggattaatatgattcaacaggacaactgttgcacttgccactagtttattcttttaaaaaatatgtatatagtacatacccacaagtgcaccacatgcaacaatgacttttgctcataacggtgcttaaaaaaatttgaatgttgtgcacttgtgcatatgtgtattaccCCCTCCTCCGCAGGACTTCGCGGCCTTTTGTGtgcagtggctgcacttcagcagcctgtagcagatacccagctcgctgtgtccatgtgacttcactccaggtccgaagtcacgggcaagagaactgacgattttggccagctgatcgatcccttggcctctgtgcacatggtacccatcaattgctaagggcgcacgtcgtggctctttcgaggaattgagaaaccgatgctgttaggaacaaaaaaaattagtgcaattaggaaaaatgtgatgcatgagacaagaaagaacttgcagatcaactgaagtcactaaacaaaagaaagggaagtgaacaacatgggaccacagcctacagtttcataagataatggaaaaatttggcaacataacgtgttgctagtatgctgcaatgtgaaaatttttcactgctagatgggctcagccggaacttttgaaatcaatacacgctcctttgaatgtttgcattgcccctgtatatgtggcttgcaccaatatcacagcttgaaattacatagccattcaccccgtgtgtcggaacggaactaaaaacaaaaagatatttttggccggaacgaaaataacaacgttatctattatttcgttccagagtgaaaccgaaatattttttatcagttttcagttcccgggaaaacttggtgacctggaacaaccgaggtcatgcaatgtgagcaataatacatatgtcagggtatagtgtttag comes from the Rhipicephalus sanguineus isolate Rsan-2018 unplaced genomic scaffold, BIME_Rsan_1.4 Seq7992, whole genome shotgun sequence genome and includes:
- the LOC125756795 gene encoding uncharacterized protein LOC125756795; its protein translation is MRQYREVSSATAARCGPRGVYVFKVLPRCSSSEDADAERQIKKTRLLNRKLTATLKRLPCVRILNAEHRFLNSSKEPRRAPLAIDGYHVHRGQGIDQLAKIVSSLARDFGPGVKSHGHSELGICYRLLKCSHCTQKAAKSCGGGGPPMCCPAGCEVPTASLLET